The Schistocerca gregaria isolate iqSchGreg1 chromosome 1, iqSchGreg1.2, whole genome shotgun sequence genome includes a window with the following:
- the LOC126285037 gene encoding uncharacterized protein LOC126285037 has product MELRVRRLRRGRRQRCKDGRLSLLKAALQRSFDEAKERRQMERPGCEKVEEDEEVEEDEVVEDGDALEERKEAEEGANLKEGEEHEEGGGESCGKAQANHNCRKPATVVSTSPPTSEAQCSPPVAENDEDLDELAMLSEDQHVYELKEITDHKDVCECNMTEDQHVCVWNTMNGDQDGCKWVLTSEKQGMCEWNMVTDDKDMYECKVMNEEMREWDPMVSTLLQATTAEEQDHTPTSPTEGMSLNEMDTWSGFDDVLIDL; this is encoded by the coding sequence ATGGAGCTCAGGGTCCGGAGGCTCCGCAGGGGCCGCCGGCAGCGCTGCAAGGATGGGCGGCTGTCGCTGCTGAAGGCGGCGCTGCAGAGGAGCTTCGACGAGGCGAAGGAGCGGAGGCAGATGGAGAGACCAGGCTGCGAAAAGGTGGAGGAGGACGAAGAGGTGGAAGAGGACGAAGTAGTGGAAGACGGTGATGCGTTGGAAGAAAGGAAGGAGGCAGAAGAGGGTGCAAATTTAAAAGAGGGTGAAGAGCATGAAGAAGGTGGTGGCGAGAGCTGCGGGAAGGCTCAGGCAAATCACAACTGCAGAAAAccagctactgtcgtgagcacctccCCACCCACTAGTGAAGCACAATGCAGTCCACCTGTGGCCGAAAATGATGAAGACCTCGATGAACTGGCCATGTTGAGTGAAGATCAGCATGTGTATGAATTGAAAGAGATCACTGACCATAAGGATGTATGTGAATGTAATATGACTGAAGACCAGCACGTGTGTGTGTGGAATACAATGAATGGAGATCAGGATGGGTGCAAATGGGTTCTGACTTCGGAAAAGCAGGGCATGTGTGAGTGGAATATGGTGACTGATGACAAGGACATGTATGAATGTAAAGTGATGAATGAAGAAATGCGTGAGTGGGATCCAATGGTATCCACATTGTTGCAGGCTACAACAGCAGAAGAGCAGGACCACACGCCAACATCCCCAACTGAAGGGATGAGTTTGAATGAAATGGACACGTGGTCGGGCTTTGATGATGTCCTCATAGATTTGTGA